The Thalassotalea sp. LPB0316 nucleotide sequence GAGGTATTGGGTGAGATAGCTTCATTACCGTCGGAGTGCGACTCAACACTCGGGCTTGGATAAACGCCTAAATGTGAGTGAACGTCAATAATACCCGGCGTAACCCACTTGCCAGAGGCATCAATAGTTGTCGCGTTATCTGCCGTTAAATCTTGGCCTATTTTTGAAATTTTGCCATCAACTAACAATACGTCAGTGTTATCTAAACGCTCGCCAGTACCCGTAAGTACTGTGGCATTCTTTAATAACGTAGCAGTCGACGGCAGTACTTGGTAAGTACTTGGATATGGATTTTTGTTAATCGTAACTCTTGGATCTTGTGTTTCAGACTGCATACACGCAGTCAGTGCTAGCGAGATACCAGCAACTAAAAGAGTTGGTACAAATTTTTGCATTATTGAGGTTCCCGTGGTTGTTTCTGCGTGATGCGTGAACAACTTCATCGTTAGAGTATTGTCATACAGCGTAATAAAAGGCTTTACCAAGCTGTAGTTTTATCAAACTTTCACACTGACCTTATATTGATTTAGCCGAAACGACAATAGCTTTTATCGGTGTTCGATTGAATTATCGACAAGTTGAAGTGTTTTTACGATATTTTACTAACGATTGAAATAATCGTTTGAGTTTGTCTTTACGCAATGCCAATAAAAACAATGTGGCAAGCAAATAAATAGAGGGCTCGATCAGTTCGGATTTCACCGACCAATAAAAGTGTATTGCAACGAGTATTACTATCAAATAATTACCGTTATGTAAGCGCTGCCAATTGCCTTTCATTTTTCGTTTAAACCAAGTGATTGAAGTTATCGCCATCGGGATAAGCCAAATAAATGCTAACATACCGAGCGTTATATAAGGCCGCTTGAACACTTCTTCCAGGAAAAAACGCCATTCAAACTGCAGATCAAAAGCTAAAAAGTTAACGACATGACAACTCGCGTAAGTAAAGGCATATAAACCGAGTAATCTTCTCGTTTGCATTAAAAAGCCGAGTTTAAAACGTTGTGCCAATGGCGAAACGAGTAAGGTTAATAACAACAAATTAAACGCGCCAATGCCAGTAAAATGAATGATTGCTTTCACCGGATCACCGCCGAGCTGGTCATTTATCGCCAGCGCATACTGCTCTACGAGTAAACCAAGCGCACAAAGATGAATAGTAAGTTTGAGTAACAACACTTTTTGAGCAGTCGACATGTTCAATTTTCGCTTAATTTTTCGCTTAATAAAACTTAGTTAAATCCATGTTTTTATAGAGGTGAGCAACCTCATCGCCATAGCCATTAAATATCTGAGTGTCAATGCGATTTTGCGCGAATAGCCCGCCAGACGTAATACGTCGCTCTCTTGCTTGACTCCACCTTGGATGGGCAACGTCGGGGTTTACATTAGCGTAAAAGCCGTATTCGTGAGGCGCTAAGATATTCCATGTTGTTGGTGGCATTTTTTCCGTCAGGGTAATTGAAACAATCGACTTAATACTTTTAAAGCCGTATTTCCAAGGCACAACAAGCCGAATGGGGGCACCATTTTGCGGTGGTAAGGTTTTTCCGTATAAGCCAACACTTAAAAAGCTCAACGGATTCATGGCTTCATCGAGTCTCAAGCCCTCTTTGTATGGATACTGAATGCCGCCCCCTAATCTTCTACTGGTTTGCCCCGGCATTTGGCTTGGATCATATAGGGTTTCAAAGGCAACGTATTTTGCTTTGCTCAAAGGTTTTGCTTGTTTGATAAGCTCAGCTAACGAAAAGCCTACCCAAGGGATCACCATTGACCAGGCTTCAACACAGCGCAAGCGATAGATTCGCTCTTCTAAAGTAAAGCGTTTAAATAGATCGTCGTAATCTAAGGTGATCGGCTGTTCAACTTCACCATTAATCACAAGTTGCCAAGGGGTAACCTTAAACGATTGTGCTAATTCTGCCGGTTGATGCTTTTGCGCGCCAAATTCGTAAAAATTATTATGTGATGTAACTTTTTGCTCAGGTGTAAGCTTATCGGTACTCGCTTGAGCCTGCTGATAATCAAGTTTGGTTTGGCTTGAACGCATACTTTCTTTATCGTCAAACCAGTTAATCGCATTTGCGGTGTATGGCGCTAACAAGCCGGTTGCACCGATATAACCAAGAGATTTTAATAATTGACGTCGCTCGGTATAAACTCGCTCATCGGTCACTTGGTTTTCTAATAGTTGAGACTTCTTGGGGATTTTTATCAGCATATTAGGCCTTAACTTATATCGCGTAACTTCTACTACTATTAAGACCTTATACGCAAAGAATTACTTTCTTGATTAATTAATTTTTTCCAAATTGTTGGTCAAGGTAGTGAATAATATCGTTTGATTCATACATCCATGTTGCACTGCCATCGGCTTGTTCAATGCGCAAACACGGCACGGTGCGTTTGCCACCTTGGCTCACTAGTGTCTCGAGGTTGTCTGAGTCATGAATATTTTTCAAGCTAATAGTTAACCCTTGACGTTTAATCGCTCGGCGAACTTTGACACAAAATGGACAAGCGGGCAGTTGATACAGGCTCAAATGACGGGTTTTATTATCTAACTCAGCTTGCTCCTGAGCACTGCGCTTTGGTCTACTCGGTGAAAAGATAAAATCAAAAAATAATATGATGCGGCCAATAAGCCAACGAATGATCTTCATTAATACTGCCTTAAATGAATGTTAAAAAGTGGCTACTTGCAGCCTAAACAAGCGCAAGCAGCACGGGAGTTACCACATTAAATCATCTGGAATTTGAAAATCTGCATACGGATCATCTTCATCGATCTGTTCTTCTTGCTTGCGATCGTTTTTCAACAGCACAACTTGCGGATCTATCGTCGCTAATTTTTCCGCAGTTTCAGCAGTAACGACATAGGTTTTTTCGTCTAAACCACATAACGCAAGACGACCATTAACTAAGGCATCTTGAATAACTTTGCTAACATGTAGCTTCTTAATTTTACCGTCAAAGGTATAGTTGTACTCTAGATCGCCGTCGATATCAGATAACGAGTGATGGGTTAAGATCTGCAAAATACGCTGATGCTGCTCTTTTTTTGCTAACTCAGCTTTTTTCTGCTCATTGAGCGCTTTATCTTTTTCAAGCTTTTGTGCTTGCTGCTTAGCTAAATCTTGTTTCACTTGCTCTTGCAAGCTCGCTTCAACGTTCGCACCACTGCGTTTTTGTTTGTTTTTACGACGTTTATCACTATTGGCTTGACGCGCTTTTTGCTTTGTCGTCAAACCAGCTTTGAGTAATTGATCTTGTAATGATGACATGTCTCAACCAGCTAAAAATTTAAGTGCGCTAATTTTAACAAGGTTCGTTACAATGAGCGAGTACAGAATCCGTTTATAGAATTACCGCAGGAATAATATGCATTTACTCAAACTCAACTCGCTACAAAAAGCCCGTGTAATCGAAGAGTTCCAAGAATATTTTGATCAGGAATTAGGTTTCGACCTAGGTCAATTTGACGTGGAATTTCTATTGAGCTTTATCGAGAAAACGCTTGGCAACGCTTATTACAACAAAGGTTTAACCGACGCTCAAACCATGATTTCAGCGCGCTTAGAGCTATTAACCGAATCAATTGTTGAATTAGAGCAGCCGAGCGATATTTAGTAAACGTATGTGTCGCTAATTATTTAGTTTGTCTGTTAGGGTTAAAC carries:
- a CDS encoding glutaredoxin family protein; translation: MKIIRWLIGRIILFFDFIFSPSRPKRSAQEQAELDNKTRHLSLYQLPACPFCVKVRRAIKRQGLTISLKNIHDSDNLETLVSQGGKRTVPCLRIEQADGSATWMYESNDIIHYLDQQFGKN
- the msrP gene encoding protein-methionine-sulfoxide reductase catalytic subunit MsrP; the protein is MLIKIPKKSQLLENQVTDERVYTERRQLLKSLGYIGATGLLAPYTANAINWFDDKESMRSSQTKLDYQQAQASTDKLTPEQKVTSHNNFYEFGAQKHQPAELAQSFKVTPWQLVINGEVEQPITLDYDDLFKRFTLEERIYRLRCVEAWSMVIPWVGFSLAELIKQAKPLSKAKYVAFETLYDPSQMPGQTSRRLGGGIQYPYKEGLRLDEAMNPLSFLSVGLYGKTLPPQNGAPIRLVVPWKYGFKSIKSIVSITLTEKMPPTTWNILAPHEYGFYANVNPDVAHPRWSQARERRITSGGLFAQNRIDTQIFNGYGDEVAHLYKNMDLTKFY
- the msrQ gene encoding protein-methionine-sulfoxide reductase heme-binding subunit MsrQ; protein product: MSTAQKVLLLKLTIHLCALGLLVEQYALAINDQLGGDPVKAIIHFTGIGAFNLLLLTLLVSPLAQRFKLGFLMQTRRLLGLYAFTYASCHVVNFLAFDLQFEWRFFLEEVFKRPYITLGMLAFIWLIPMAITSITWFKRKMKGNWQRLHNGNYLIVILVAIHFYWSVKSELIEPSIYLLATLFLLALRKDKLKRLFQSLVKYRKNTSTCR
- a CDS encoding DUF2164 domain-containing protein — translated: MHLLKLNSLQKARVIEEFQEYFDQELGFDLGQFDVEFLLSFIEKTLGNAYYNKGLTDAQTMISARLELLTESIVELEQPSDI
- a CDS encoding DUF2058 domain-containing protein, with amino-acid sequence MSSLQDQLLKAGLTTKQKARQANSDKRRKNKQKRSGANVEASLQEQVKQDLAKQQAQKLEKDKALNEQKKAELAKKEQHQRILQILTHHSLSDIDGDLEYNYTFDGKIKKLHVSKVIQDALVNGRLALCGLDEKTYVVTAETAEKLATIDPQVVLLKNDRKQEEQIDEDDPYADFQIPDDLMW